In the genome of Myxococcus stipitatus, one region contains:
- a CDS encoding GNAT family N-acetyltransferase, which yields MRERQLIPMDMAGAEVSGAVRMLLEEPDIEEVFGWWRPETGGRPPGRWSAAEGTRLFAVAERGVGIIGLAALTNIRREEQYARVSCAILGEHRQNGAGHWSMTELIRRGVRWDGLRRLETCVRAGNTSSRALLESLGFRPLDVPGFPTENAPSGSYVYLRLDLPAATPGYFPRGVSRRLCA from the coding sequence ATGCGTGAGCGACAGCTCATTCCAATGGATATGGCGGGTGCGGAGGTTTCAGGGGCCGTGCGGATGTTGCTCGAGGAGCCGGATATCGAAGAGGTCTTCGGCTGGTGGAGGCCCGAGACAGGGGGCCGGCCGCCTGGGCGATGGAGCGCGGCGGAGGGGACGCGGTTGTTCGCGGTGGCGGAGCGAGGCGTGGGCATCATCGGGCTCGCGGCGCTGACGAACATCCGCAGGGAGGAGCAGTACGCCCGGGTGAGCTGCGCCATTCTGGGGGAGCATCGCCAGAATGGTGCAGGGCACTGGTCCATGACGGAGCTCATCCGCCGGGGCGTGCGATGGGATGGGCTGCGGCGCCTGGAGACGTGTGTGCGCGCGGGCAACACGTCCTCGCGCGCGCTGCTGGAGTCGCTGGGCTTCCGGCCGCTGGACGTGCCAGGGTTTCCGACGGAGAACGCGCCGAGCGGCAGCTATGTCTATCTCCGGTTGGACCTGCCCGCCGCGACCCCGGGGTACTTTCCGCGCGGGGTGTCGCGGCGGCTGTGCGCCTGA